Genomic window (Zerene cesonia ecotype Mississippi chromosome 5, Zerene_cesonia_1.1, whole genome shotgun sequence):
acttccccggtgcgagctggcccaattcgtgccgaagcgtgctcgactcccattACTATATGTTAATGCTATGTGCGTCTAATACCATAATCGAGCAGACCATGAACATACCCTGTATAACACACCTCGATCGTATTTAATTACAGCAGTGTACTACCTGCGTTTTAAAAACAGTTTGCCGACAGCGGAATGGCATCTATCTGTAAAGCTACCAATCATTCCGCTTGCTGGCTTCTGGGAGCTACTTAAAATGGTTCCTTATAATCTATTGTAAACATGTATTGGTTGAAGTGTACAGaagtatgaataaatagaAGGAACCTATTTCTATCATTTCTCTCCCGCGAGTGTCCGTAATTAATTGGTATAAATGATCGTTAGATGTCTTTTACTGACAATTTTCGTTATggttttctataatattttcaggACTGTTCAACACAAGACTCGATTAACTATAACCGAGCTTACCTGAGCACGATTCTACCCCGGGAGCTTATTGAAGGGGTAACTGGGGCTCCACGTTACTGTCACAAGATTGTTTTGGGTAAGGAATATTTACTGGATTCtgcattgttttctttttgctCGTTTGTTCTTTTTCTATCCATCAAAGTAAAACGTATTTTGACGACCAAATTGGTGTcctaaaaaatttattacaatacattaatagggattttttgtcaaattttatatCGTAATTACTGatcaaaagtaaaaattttaaaatattaacttactTTAACAACTCGGAGGGCTTAACATGACGTCTTAAGCAAGCAAAACAAATTCCAGTGCGGAATAGTGATAACGCAAGACGACCAACTCTGTCATTTTTCCATGccactgctttaagacgtcgtGCTAACCCCAGGAGCACCATAaactttatgtaattttaccCATCTGTATTAACAATACtcgtatttgtttatttcagaaAACGGCTCAGTCGTGCGTACGTGCCTCGACGCCAACCCCACAGCGTTGAAACACACCTGTCAACTTCTCGAAAACGCCGCTAAAGCTGTCCCCAGCGACCCCAGCAAGCAAATCAAACACTGCAGCGTTTGTGACAAGGACCGCTGCAACGGCGCTGGATCCATCGCTTCATCTGCTCCACTGGCCATCGTAGCACTAATTGCCACTTATTTATACACCAAGCATTAATAGCCATTGTAAACTAATCAGCAAGCAACCATGTGCGCTTATGCTTGAAGTTGACATTACGTTTTAAAACACGAAAATCACGATCAAAGCACTGTAATTACTCGCTTAATAAAGTGccaaaattgaattttaaacgtCCAATTCAAAAAAAGCATCGCCTTTGAATTTCATGGACCGTCCAATGTCGTTTTTGCTTGTTGAAACTTTTATAATCCATAAGTAAtagatataacattaattaatatttaaggaGTTATTTTCGATTGAgttttgcaattaaattttatggttGAATTAATACGTATTATGTATTTCGTTATTTGTACTTAGAAAACTGAAGATGttacgatatttattattccatattttttgtaatatacgtGTTATAGTATATTGTTaaacgtgttttttatttattaaaccgcatgtaagtaataaatatgtaaataaacaagtttagttacatttgttaaaaataaatcaaacaaaactgTTATGAAAgggaaagaataacaaaatataaatttttattgtgagagttgagcacgcttcggcacaaattggatCGGCTCGCACGGGGTaacacacccccacagaaggtcgacgtgaaatagtagtagCTGTCTTTGTGTGGATATCATACTATTTCACGGCACTGTTGTGTGTACTATGTTTGAATGGATAAGTAGGAGGAACTGAGACCCGTATCCTATGCCTTCCCTGCCCAGTCTTTTTCTTTGTTCCCTTAATCAACACGTTCCTTATCCTATCTACTTAAGTTGAAAAACCATTTGCAGAGGCTTATGGCCTCAGCAAATAGCGTTGCTGGTCGCTTGCCATCAGCTCCTTTGCCAACTATCACattgaaacaaatacaaaaacaaatattacctattataataatgcatgTTTTATCACTTATTAATTGATATCTTCAATCAAATTACAATTGTATCGAATGTTTTTGAGATAGCCCattcatttcttattaaagTGCTGTCTACAAAACAtacgatataataattaacaagaaATTCACGATTTTATATCGTTTgattgcattaaataaaaaccaattatAGATAAAACGTTGTTAAcgatgcatatttttataaacgacATTTGATATTTGGTTTGTTTAACTGATGTTATCGATTTCGTGTGAATCGTATGTTTTTAAGATAGTATTTTCCACATtacatgatttatatatagacatatattattgttttggttttatatcgttatcaataaataatcgctttaaaacaattatttataagcaacGTCTACTGGTATAGCTCagtatttaattgaatgaaaactTTATAGGTTTTTacgttttcataattttttcatcatatttgaagacacattttttattagaaatctCATCAACTCAAACATCTTCTTAACTTTGGGGGATTTCAGCttacttttcaatttaaaaaaaataaattaaatcgcaTTGTGAATCCACAGATTGAGATTGTTATTGCTTTCACTTTGCTATTGAATATTCCCAAAACTTCAGGATtcaaaaatgatatataatttgacctatatatataaatatagacttATATCCCAATAATATAGCAAGttggtttgtttatttgaacgcgctaatcttaggGACTActtaccgatttcaaaaaattatttcaccgtttGATATTTACGTGACAATAGGCTTTATATCAACATAGACGAAACAAGGACGGAGCAGtcgtcatataaataaaaaggaaagttGTGGGGTGTTTTACtatcacgtcgcaacggagcgatattataatagagtttttaatgtatgtcATATTTAGGAGCTAGAGAGTATCATAGGCGTTTTTCATTGATGTGAAACATTTCATTGCCTTTAGaagaattttcatttactTCGCTAGCGCAGCCGCGGGTGAAAACTTAGTAGGTATACAAAGGTACATAAAAACAgctatacttaatataatacaggtattaaataatttgtaaaatacgtACATGACATTCTTCTATGGCTCTATATTGAAAAAACGATACATTAATGCTTGTTCATTTCTATTGTGTAATGCCTCCTTGGCACAGCAATTACTTATATAGtacagcaattttttttagcgGGCAAAAAGTGTGGTggtacgcctgatggtaagcaatcaccaccggTCATGAACATCCTACACATCGCAGAAAGTATTAATGTTagtatttcacgccggtttcctGCGGAGGTGTAGTGCTTCCCCGGTGTGAAGtggtccaattcgtgcggaagcgtgctcgactcccacatataaTTCGAACAAAAGCAAGAAATAGGGAGCGGAAGACAGGAGGTATTATTCCGTTTAAAGATCATGGAATATATGTGAATTGTAggtattttgttgttttataactACTAGAAAAGATACTACTCCCCCTGAAATAAGCACTCAACTGCGTCTCAATAAGCGAAAACTCAAAGGCCTGTTGCTAACTCTGATAATTTATGAGTAGTCCTTGATAAAGTAAACCTTGCAACAATTATTAATGACATAGAGAATTACAAATCGACTGAATATTATCTGTTGAGTGGTTTGCATTAACGCTGTGATATATAACTGgaccataaatatttaaagggtGTCGGAAATGCTTTGAGGGCATTACATGTTCGCGGTCCTTACTTCAAtccagttattttatatttttatatctggtTTGATGTGCATTTTAACTTCACACATTTGACATCTAAACAATACTTGAACCCGTTGTAAGAATACTATACAACGGGTCACAAGACCATGGTCGTGAGTCGAAAACATGAAAcgatcatttatttttattccatcCATCTATCCATACCCATCAGCGCCATCTCCAGAGTGTTAGACGAGTTACATGTACGAACGGcttggtaaataaaatacgtttcTCAGAAAAGTGTTTAGAATTCAACAATTTATAGACAATATatcagatatttttattattcataataataattaattaataaatgtattatatattccgCATGGACGCTGTTAATGAAATGTAAGTTAGATATATGGGTTAAATCTATAGATACTTATATAGATTTATCCCATGTTTACAATAGAAACCTTCAAGAAGTTTCAttgattgtaaaaataaattaaatcgcaTATTTACATCACATACTATACTTTTGCCTGTACACCGTATTACATGCGTATCTTATTTTTCTCTCTGAAGTTTCATAAAAGAAAACCTTGTTAAAATACAAACGCTTCCTTATTAGTCTTTTTCAATATACGTAATACGATTGACttgataaaatattcgaaGAAATAGTGCAATTATTACGAATACAAGAATTAATACTAGAAAAAGATTAGTTTTTTGTCAATTACCTAATCGAGCTTTAAGGTTGAGTCACAGACCATGAAAATCAAATGACAAAACGATCTCATTTGTTCTTGAGACACTGCTGTAAAAggacaaacatttaaatacttgTAATTACGTATAAGTGGAACACCCTGTGTATGAatcatatgtttatataaacatttgaatgaTATCCATATGATAGGGAGTGATAGTCGTTAATAGTGATATCAAAAGGAGATACGTAATATGAAGATGggaaaaaaatgcattttccTCGTGTTATTATTTGCTGCTTGTATTGGTACGTACACATTCATAATTTCTCTTGAAAgcctttattttaaacatatatataccaGTGTACCTATATACCTTTTTAAGtatcttatatttacatacctTACAAAAACCGAAGCTCTGTTTTAGATCAGACTAGCATATGCTGTTTTTATATCCACTCGAGTTGCTTTGGATTTTTATGGTGGGCAATCTTACCGGAAGCTTAGCAACAACAGACGATAAGATATacgacaatttattataatcgcgtaaaatcaaacacaagaaaatactatataatatacacgaTAAACTTGCtattgttacaataatttgaatagaATCTAATATTAGATAGTAACATGAAATTTAGATGAGTATGCTACTTAAATACACCAAAATTGCTGAGCCGATTTTGATCAAAATTAGCTTAAATGCGAATTATATCTAGTTTTTGCCCGTGGTTTGGTCCTTGATAATAGATCAACCCGACAACAAAATCAgagtataattatttccaaATGACTCTACATCATTGCCAATAGTTATTTACACTAAATTAACTGTGTGTCATtggcattaaataattactgcttaattaaaaattttgctcCTTGTTTCCAAACAAAAAGAGTGACTGATAAAATTagtcattataaaattcattttccACTGTGCTTCCACattcacttttaattaaatatttaatgcaagaaagaaacaatgaattataatGTACGCCGTATGTCAATAGTAatagcataataatttaaatacatttgattATTAAGGATTTTGaagaatattgtaaaaagaGGTTTAATCACAGTACGCTAATTAATTTGCAACCTTGACATGCGACATTAATCGCTACCTATGTCATTTTAAACTCAATAAACTAAGCTTGAAGGTTTTAATCGTCTTAAAGAATAGCCTTTTATGCAAAAACTAGTTGTTCGAAGATGGAATTTGATACAgtgatagattatagtctggattagcacatagaatactttttaatcgGCAAAAACTGCAACTTCTGattgaagccggggcgaagagctagctattataaataaggtgCGCAtgcattatttatctttaacagTCTATTTTCGTATCATTTTCCTTTCTCATAAATAGATCTAGATAATGTTCTTCATATCGTTGGGAATACCCGTTTTAATTCAAAAGAATAACTCATTATATGATTAGATTGTTCTTctaagataattaaattgtatgatGAAGTGAccaaaacgtaaaaaatattttttttaaaataccaaataaaattagcattaagagcgaataatataattaattctataatttatcctacttattttaagttatttctCGTAGTGCTGTAGACAcagcttatatatattttttatttttaaccctggtgaatttcaaaataattataactgatCATATTAATTGAGTGAAAAAAGAAGAAGagaattgcttttttttatggGAGAATGTATTTGTGCATACCCATGGCACTCGGGGAAAGGGCCctgggttatgtcggactcTCACTGCATCATTGCAATATGTACCGACTAAAATCTCCTGTATTCTGTCACAATAACCGTCGGGAGTTTTTTGGAATTCACAAAATCAACATGTCGTGAATTCTAAAAAAACAACAggcaaaaaacataaatacaaattgttattgattattatttaaactattctTAGATTAgattaagaaaaattttaatacatccTGCCTCAATAAAATAGCTACTGATTGAattggatttttataaaaaaaaagataagatTCATAGAATGGCCGCAATAAAGACAGGAAATAGACAGcggattatttaaaaacaaatacaatattaattattactataaagAGTGAAGATCCATGTGTGTTGTTGATAGTATGAAGTATTTTATCAGCGATAGTACTTATCTATTAACGAGCTTACGATCGAATTATCGATCCAATGTTTAGTTTGTACATAggcatagaaaaatattttagggTACCGAAATAGTATATTTGCCATAGACGATACGAAATACGatttcaattgaattaataGCAATAACGAATGAACGAACGAACTTAGGTATTTATGTAACGTGTAactatgtaaaaatgtatggttttatacatacatttttacatacacataatatgtttgaaaTTGGGAAATTATAAGGTAAAGATTTCTCCATTTGTATATCGATTGACACGATAATTTCCGATTTTTCTCGAtcactttttaaataagctatattcatcatcatttcGCTTTGaacttaacttaaaataaattagaggTAGCTCAATAGCCTTAATTCATTTTACGAAGTAGATAATGTCTCTTTgtattaatagatttatttataaattacttacacTGCGtccagttattttaatattaatgataagaTTGTAATCTATCCTTCTGTAGCTTTCGCTGATAAGGCAAtgctgtttatattaatagttctACCGTCGCTTCTATCAGTTCAGTGAGCCTCCTCGAGTGGAACAAATAGCAATTAAGAATTTgccaaaattaattaatttttatttatatataactgtatATAACATAGTGCCCCAGTACAAAtatgtacaatttaaaattattcttatggataaatatttttgctttacTTTCTCACAAAGTGATCTGTGAGTAgttgtttctatttttaattgaaaaattactttttttacaataattttaattaaaaacttacaatACCTcctaactaactaactaataaatattattggcATTTTCAGCCGACGATTTGCAATGCTACGTGTGTACTGACTGTGAAAACGACTTTGAAAATAAGATAGAAACATGTGTGGACACAAGCATAggaacaacaacaacaaatgcAGCCTTAGAAACGACTACAACTTCATTTACAATCGACGAACCTACAGCGACTACTGAAAACGCAATCGCTACAACTACCACTACTGACGGTAGTACATCAGGCGATGGATCTGTTATTATCACAACAACGTCTTTACCGGTTGTGACAACACCAGAAAATGAGCCAACACAATCGAGTACGTTGATTACCGATAGAACAAATGGTCCAATTGAAAGCACAACAACATCAGATATCAATGATCAGACTACCACATCAAGAGAAGACAAAACTGAACCAACTGAAAATACTAAAGTGCACGAAACAACAACTCGTGTTACAGAATCGACTCCTTATACAACTTTGTATACGACAACAGCATCCGTTGATGCAGACTTATCAACGATTAAAGATGGCACAACGGTATCAATTGGGGAAGAAAACCAATCAACCCCAGTAGACAATTATAACCAAAATTCAACACCAGAAGAAACACCAACAACTACATATAGTAACACAAATAGACCCACAACTATTTCTGCAGAACAGGAAAGCAAACCAAGTACTTTGAACGACCAAACTATTACCTCAACGAAGTCAGATTCTAGTATAGACCAAACAACAACACCGTCGTCGATTATAAACAACGAAGCAACAACAGAAAGTATAGAATTGGATCCTTTTACAACGCCTCAAATTGTTAACGTACAAACAAAACCTAATGTAGAACCAGATATGAGTACATCAGCTTTTGATACAGAAACTCCAACATCGCTAAATAAGGAATCgataacattattatcaaaCGATTATCAAACAACTAAAACGTCTATAGATACTGGCATAACAACTAGTCAGGACCTAACAACATCATCTGATGATTTAATGGgagatttattgaaattgaatatcCAGAATGAGCCACCAAGTGTTCAGGTTTGTAGACtgatcattatatattaacaatattatgtttttctcttccttataaattaataagtcgGAACAATTCGTTACAGATGGTCGATCAGGCTAATAAATACGGTTCACGTTATGCTTTTATTAGAACCGTTCGTCAAGCTAAAAATGACGTTCGAAGACCGCGATGTGTAATCACTTCTTACAAAGgttagtatattaaataattaattgtcttAACTAATTTCGTGGATCAGCTGAACCGACATATTATGTTTGACTTTAACAATTTTGTCTGTCACTTTCActggaattttatattatctctaatattttgcaataagtCACACTGACAAACTATCTTCAcgtataataaagtttttttttgtatcgatTAACAAATTGCGGTTACTTAATCACGTTATACCCATCGTACTATAATAGTAGATAACGATTTACCGCAAAATTAGATAAGTAGTTAGCATCATTTTTCCACAGCAAAGGTTCATACATAGAAAGTTCcgaatttgaaaaaaacattgttcatgctatattcatttttaaaaatcggtGAAGTACTAGTGTGAAGCGTAATATACGGATGTTGCCTTCTAATATATAAGCATGGACGTACGTACGTTCTGGATCATCACAACAAGaatatactataatttgtACTTCATTACAGAGCAAAACAGAACTGTCGTGGTGCGGGGGTGTTCATTCGTACAAGAAGATGATGCTATGGAACACTGCAATGGACTTTTGGGTACAGAACATAGAGGAAATGTTAGCCGATGTCTTGTTTGCGATCAAAATTTGTGTAACTCGGCAAATAAAGTATTTGCTACTTTGACGCTGCTTATaactacaattatttcattgttataagTGTTCTTATATTGGTTTTATATGTTCTGACAATAGAATTGTATGAGTTAATTagttaaatgttaattgtgGCTGTTGTCTatctagtattaaaatatgctgTGCGAAAATATTTTGCTCTACAAATCTCCactcaaataaaatgatttttttggcAAAATgcattaaagtattatttaataacgacAATGTAATTTAAGTAGCAATAAGTCCTGTTCATGTAAATatgcttatatttattgttctcatttattaattttatttaattaaattatacttacaaCACTAATGTATCTTTTCTTTACACCATTCACTATTagaaataactattatttcaTTCTAACCTTTTACTTtagaaatacatacattacatttaaaacaaatagaaataaatagctCTGACTATAGACAAAAGgttcaattgaaaaataaaattattcatgcaCTATAAGACCGAAACAATTCGTTATCAAAGATTTTGGGCTCTTTGAGCATGTAGAATTTATCGATAACATTGTAATAagcctttataaaatatcacgtGAACGTCTAAGCGTTGGGTTTTCAGCAAGATGTCTAGAACAAGTGTACTACTTACTGCATGTTTTGCTTTTGGATTCTTAGCTTTCTCAAAAGCTATGCCAGGTAAAGTATCacatatattagttttaactcatatacctacttaattttgaaatgttggttatttgtaatttttacacGTTTATGATGTCCGATGAAAAAATAActcattttttcataatttgtgaagatactatttaaatattacacttaATTTGTACTGTTGCATGTTACATATTAACCTTTTCAAATTGTATTGTTGGCAGAAGCACATAACGAAAATTCTTTCGAGAAATCTGATAATGACACTGATAGGGTGGGGTCTTACGCGCAAGCTTCATCAATGGGTGGTGTCCAACAGAGACCTCAGCCCCCACAGTATCCTGTATTAGAGTGCTTCTCTTGTACCGACTGCCCAGTTGTAAACGAAGATACACCAACGAAGTGGTGTCCAGTATTTTCTGAAACCCCCCCCAAATGTTTGGTGTATGCTGAGAAATATAGATGTAAGTTGAAATAGAACAGCTTCCTTgacaatattgttttgtaaattggTATCTCTTTCAcgtcacatttattttaatattccttCATACTAGTATCTCTCTAATAATCTTTAACTTTCTTCACGATCGATTCAACAATTATAAACGAATatcaacttatttttattaataattttgttgggATTCCTCTCACTTTAATATAAGAATGAAAAATACCTGCATgctattttttagaaattaaataatataataaaaatcaattcttatttagtaaaatttcaaccatgaaaattaattgctGTATGTTTAGAGCGCGGACACAGAATCGCTTTTCAACGGATGTTcccaaaaatgaaaaaagttcTCAATTCccctattatttataaataatatattattttcttttagtttCGCACTCGATAACTCCATAGGATTTTAACCTATTGATGTGATTCTTTTCTTGTCATTTTGTCCCATTATCCTTCCATGGATATCAGTGACCATTTTTTGTAGATTAGAAtggaattttgtattttatttacatatttttaattttattgatggTTTTTAGATATGGACAGGCCCTGGTATATACGTGGCTGTACAACAGAGAAAGGCACATGCGCGGATATCCGAAAGGCCCACGAACAGTTTCCTGATATTGTGAAGCTGTTGTTCTGTGATGAGTGTGAGGGCAACTTATGCAATTATACAAATGGAGCTTCGATAGTAGAATGCACTATGGCTTTCCTTATGTTGGTAGTAACGCctgttttaacaaaattcaCTCTCTCATAAAAGTATAACTCAATTGAAGACActaattaagatttatttgtacttATGAAATTCATAGCAAACTACGTTTTTGCTTGTAATTTTAAGaacaaatatagatttaaataacgGCATTCTGATACCTAATGGACCCTGAACTGTTTCGTTGTAGGTATGGTTAAAATATGAAAGGTCTCAATAGTTATtacttcattaaatatatttcctacAGTCATTGTTTtacttcatatatattatggtcATATTAAATCTTCTTGGtataaactttcatcccccGGGGAGTcgtatttatcaattttttttcttagcgGATGTCTACATCAATGTGGCTGTcaatctgcatgccaaatttcagcccgttCGACCCAGAAGTTTGgactgtgcgttgatagatcaccatcagatttttacttattaatccAAAAGAAAATGCATGTGATagccgagcacgcttcggcacgaattgggccagctcgcaccggggtagtaccacacccccacagaagaccggcgtgaaatagcattctgctgtgtttcgttcggtgagtgggggagctggaggcccatatcctttttcttacccttcccagtcctttcctttattcctatcgccaatcatttcttaatcccttcccaaaatgtcggcaatccatttgtagaggcgtaaggtctgcaatggaccttatgcatGCATgcatattcatgggcggtggtagcgcttatcatcaggcgtcccacctgccccattgccgactgtaacattaaaaaaaaaaaaaatcaatgagTATGTTATATAACTTCGTGCTCAGTGAGTACACCAAGACCGAACGTTGGTGCTTGTTGTTGTATTAAGTGtccattattaatttattttattttattatgaaatagagGTGAACTTTTAATgacaacaattatttcatcGATACATATCAACTAAaactcaaaacaaaattgttagtTGATGAGAACAAGCTAAAAATGGTCATTTAAGGATAGCAATATTCGAATTCATAATATACACCACGTTCAGATGTTTATAGATTTTgcgaaaatattgaaaattatgaaagcgtcctcttttatatttacaatattttagtagctaaattaaatactcacacactcacactagattatattatgataaaaactaCTGATTCTTTTAATGACATATTCAGACCTTTTTCACATACACTAGTGTGCATAATAAGGTGTCTATATTCAAAAGAGAAGgtaatgtatgaatatttctcattttatGCATATGCGCTGtttattatgcattttatCAAGTAACAGTtacatttggaaattatatatttctctttttGGCTTTGTTACTCGATCCCGTTTCATCCGATTCACgtctctttttttatgtcattatttaataatttggaGTATTACCTCCCTCtgaaaaaaaccttttttgtaaaaaagtgATTTTCATCAAGGTAAgatggaaaataatttcattgatattttgatcgatttttttatgtcataaccggcaatggagctggtggatcgcctgatgttaagcgCTACCagcgcccatgaatatttggataatggattgccgacttcaaaagggcaggaattaagaaagaattgaaagaagaagaataaaggaaaggactgggaagggtagagaaaaggatatgggcctccggctctcccactcaacgaacgaacgaaacacaacagtatgctatttcacgccggccttctgtggaggtgtggtagtCCCCGGTGCGAggtggcccaattcgtgccgaagagtgctcgactaccacaaaaaaatcattataataatgtacttaGTATATAAGCTGACATTTCTATCGAGCGTTAACTCGACTAATCTAACTAAATTAGAGCACGTCATCAAAATACACGCATTGTTTGCTAGGAACGTATTTCCTATAAACTCATCcaaaaatagaaaatcttTTCAATACCTTTTACATTCACGCGCTGTATATtgatactattaaatattttcactgaaataacaaaaaaacgttCGCCGTATCATAAAATTTGAAGTTTAAACATCCTACAATTGTATTTGGGATGCACGTGTTATGTTCACAACATGTTAATGtctaacaataacaattttataacggTATTCTTTGAAAGTAGATTGTTgtattaaaatcagttaagCACgttaatctacactaatacagaggaaacatttgtgttttcaacagacttcaaaaaaggaggtta
Coding sequences:
- the LOC119840199 gene encoding uncharacterized protein LOC119840199; translation: MARCVAFTLAALLALVEFGSCLQCYQCNSQSDPTCKDPFGGKTVVDCSTQDSINYNRAYLSTILPRELIEGVTGAPRYCHKIVLENGSVVRTCLDANPTALKHTCQLLENAAKAVPSDPSKQIKHCSVCDKDRCNGAGSIASSAPLAIVALIATYLYTKH